One Exiguobacterium sp. BMC-KP genomic window, GTCGGCAACATCGATAACGAACATGCCGATCAACCCGTCATTCTCGAACAACAACGGGTAGGAATGACGAACTTCTTAAAATCACTTAAAACAAAACATGCGTCTCTTTCGCTGATCCAGAACTGGGGATTTGGAACGTTGAAATATCATACGTATCCTTATATCGACGGTATCATGTGGGAGAACTTCAATTATTCAACGGTCGCCAACGATCAGTGGTCAAAGGATCGGATGACGGACCTCCAAAAATTGAGTCAATCTCAAGACATTAAAACATTGACGATTTCTTCTGTACAAGGAGCTAAAAGTGCGACACTCGCTCAAAAAAATGGATTCCTTCACATGAAATCAAACGTCGATTTGAATTACAATAAATTCTAAACACTTTCATATACCACCTTATAAAATGACAGTGACTCCCATCACTTGTCAAGTATCTGGCATATGCTTTACTTCGAAGATGAAGGACCATTTCCCTCTAAAATCTGAGGAAAATGGTCCTTTTCGTCTCCACAAAAATCCATTATGTCAAATACTGATATACAGTATTTGACACTAGCTGTTTTTAATTATATATTTTAGAAAACTATTTGTATAGATTGGATGTCTTATATATGATTCAAGATTGGATGATTCAAGGGTGCATGATTTTCGCACTGACGTATCTCCTTTTAGCCACATACCAACTGATTCGTAGTAGAAATAGTGAACGTGTGGGTACCATAATCCTCATCCTCTGGTTCGGGACTTACATGTTAACGATTGATGTTTTACTTTCATCACAGTCTTTGATTTGGCAGGTCATTCCTTTCGTTCTATTAGCATATCATCGAGAAAAAGGACCGTTTCTTAGCCTGACGCTCATCACGCTTATCCATACATGGATCAACGCAAACATCGATGCTGTACTTCTTGTGTCAGCAGGGATCGTGATCCTCACGTTACTTTTACGTCAAAAGACACATCTCGCTTTACGCTTTGGTGTACTTCATCTTTTCATCGGAAGTACACTACTGGTTTTGCTACCGGATCAAACACTACCACTCGTCGTTTTTCATGGGAGCCTTACGCTTTTGATGTACGGCATATTCCTTTATCTATTGCCACTCCAACAACGTCACCGGAAGCAGCTTGAAGTCTATCAACATCTAGCGGAGTATGACGCGTTGACAGGTCTTGCTAATCGACGGGCATGGGAATTACGCGCCAAGACGCTAGCCGGTCAATCTTCGACCTATCACTTGATCATTCTCGATTTGGATCAATTCAAGCAAGTAAACGATCAGTACGGTCATTCGAATGGCGATGCGGTCTTAGAACAATTTGCAAAAATCCTTGAGCGCAATACCCGTCCGGAAGATTTGGTCGCCCGTATGGGTGGAGAAGAGTTCATCGTACTCCTAACGGATTTGACGCCAGAACAAGCGACTACCATCGCAGAACGAATTCGCCAAGAAGTCGAACGGCATACGTTCCGTCTATTAGATGGCTCTTCGATTCATGTTACGACGTCAATCGGACTGTCTTCCGGAAAGCGAGACATCCCTGTCCAGCACTCGATGGAACTATCCGATAAAGCCCTGTATCAAGCCAAAAAATCGGGACGAAACATCGTTCGAATCGCTAGTCATCTGTTGTGAAAAGACCTTTAAGGGGTCTTTTTTTAGATTCTCCTCTAAAAAATTCAGCTATGGAGACCATCTCATACTTTCTTATACTTTTGTAACTATCAAAAAAACGTGTACACCAACTCGGGTATACACGTCTGATTCACTGGAATCGTTTCAGAAATTCTTTTAATTCTTCATGCATTTCAGGATCCTTCATTGCATATTCAATCGTCGTCTTGACGAAACCGAGTTTCTCACCGACATCATGACGGCTCCCTTCAAAATCAAACGCATAGACTGCTTGATCCGCGTTCAATCGTTCGATTGCATCAGTTAATTGGATTTCGCCTCCGGCTCCTTCTGATTGATTTTCTAAATAATCAAAGATATCAGCCGTCAAGACGTACCGTCCCATGATGGCAAGATTCGAAGGGGCGGTTCCCGGCTCCGGTTTCTCGACGAATCGGCGAACCGGATAGAGTCGTCCATCTTTATCGACCGGATCGATGATCCCGTATCGGTGTGTTTCACGCGGTTCGACTTCTTGGACACCGATGACGGACTGACCGGTCTCGTCATAGGCATCCATTAATTGACGAATCGCAGGTGTCTCCGACTCGACGATATCATCGCCGAGTAAAACGGCAAATGGTTCGTCCCCGATGAATTGACGAGCTGTCCAAATCGCATGACCGAGTCCTTTTTGTTCTTTTTGGCGGACATAAAAGATATTTGCAAGATTCGTCGAGGCACACACTTTCTCGAGTAAATCTGTTTTTCCCGACGCCTGAAGCGCAGCTTCTAGTTCATATTGATGATCGAAATGATCCTCGATCGCACGCTTGTGTTTTCCGGTAACGATGATGATATCTTCGATTCCTGCAGCCGCAGCTTCTTCGACGATGTATTGGATCGTCGGTTTATCAAGAATCGGTAACATTTCTTTCGGCATGGCTTTCGTTGCCGGTAAAAAGCGTGTGCCAAGCCCCGCAGCTGGAATAATGGCTTTTTTAATTGGTTTTTTCATTGTATTCGCTCCTTCGATCATTCAGTATGCAGCCAGTTCAGCAGGTTGCGGTAATTTTCAATACCCTTCGTCTGATATAACGTAGGTTTCGTTTGTACGTGTGTGAGCGGTCGTTCGACGATGTCGACCATTTTTTCTGCAAATCCCGTGACATCCCCTTCAGGTACGAGGTATCCGTTTTGACCATTTTCGATGATTTCACGCGGTCCGTACCGAACGTCATAGGCAATGACAGGACAGCCAACATTAATGCTTTCCATGACGGTTAGCCCAAATCCTTCAAATCGACTCGTCAATAACGACGCACGGGAAGAAGCAAAGACTTGGTCCGGTGTCGACGTAAAGTCATGAATCAGAACATCTTCTTCGATGTTGAGCAAGTACATCATCTGTTTCATCAAGGCGAGTTGTCCATCCTCATCTGCTCCGTAAAGCGCAAGTTTCGTCGGGTGACCCGATCGTTTGAAGATGGCATAACTGCGGAGTAAATGCTCGAGTTGCTTTTGTTTTCCAAAACGTCCGATGAAACAAAACTGGTCCTCTACATGCGTTCGATCGATTTCAACTGGTTCGATTGAATGCGGAATGACTGCGAACTGATCATCCGGTATCGTAAAACGCGCTTGAATCTCGTCTTTTTGATGTGTCGTCAAAACGAGATACTTCGATACGCGTGCCGAACCTTCGAGCGCAATCTGATAGGATTTTTTGATTCGTTGCTGATTCAATTCCAAATGGGAATTATGGAACACGAGGATATTTTTCGTCCGCGCCTGACAATGGAGTAAAGGCCAGTCAAGCAAGCGCGCATCATTGAAGACGATGTCCCCATCAGTCAAACGATGATTAAAATAGTGCAAGAACAGATCCTTTTCAGTCTGAAATGTATGGACGGGACGTTCGTGTTGGTAGGTTTGAATCGAAATCAATTTATTAGATTTTTGCTCCTCATAATGCTTTTCACAATAGATGCGACCTTCTTGGTCATAAAATTGTTCATGAATTTTTTTGTGTGTTCTCGGCGAGTATCGAATCTTGCGATGTAGTCGACCGTTATCGTTATATTGCCAGCGTTCGACTTTTTTCTTCGATGCAGGACTCATGAAGTCTTCAAACGAAAGACGATCACTCTTTTCGTGATACTTTCGGTACAAAACGTACGTCTCATCCTCATAATAACGGACCGTATTGACGTCGCTCTCTACTGCGCGTAATCCTTCAATTTCTCGAGGGGTTACATCGGATACCTGTTCATCGAATAATCGATTGCCAGAAAGCCATTCGTATACATTCTCAATTCGCGTCGTCTCGCTTAAAATATTTTTTTCTCTAAAGGTTTGTACGATACGATCGTATGCTGCATCATAGTTAGTCGTAAGGATCGTCGTCGCATAGCCAAGGTGTTTTTCAATCATTGCAATTCGACTGAGGAGCGACTTCGTGCGTCCCCCATGTTGCGCCGGCAATGTCGAAGTCATCGTATACAGCATGATTCACACTTCCTTTTTTCCGTTCTCCGAACTACTCTCTGTTAAGACAGACAATCGTCTGTTTCTTGCTAATGTTTTAGCATCTTTTATTATTTCCAATCCGCCTCTCTCAGAAACTTCAACGAGCATATTGCTTACTCTTCCCTCTTTTTCAACGGTTTGACAGCCGGTCCTTCCATCACTGACCCGTCGTGCGCAAAGCGCGAGCCATGGCAAGGACAGTCCCATGAGCGTTCGGCCGCATTCCACTTCGTATCACATCCCATATGGGTACACGTCGTTGAGACGAGATGAAGCCTTCCGGCAGGATCACGATATCCCCCGACTGTCTTTCCATGATGTCGAACAAGTCCTCCTTCGTCAGGCTGAAGATCTTTTGCGTCACGGTGTGCTTTTGATAATTTCCCTTTTACGAGTTCGATTGCAACATCCGCGTTATTCTTAACGAATTGGGTCGCATCCACTGCTTTTAGTTTTGATCGTGTAGGATCAAACAAATGTCGAAAACGATTCGGTGTTCCGGTTAAAAGATCACTGAGTAACAGTCCTGCCGCAATACCGTTTGTCATGCCCCATTTTGCAAATCCAGTTGCGACAAAGACATTCGGATTATCTGCTGTCATTTGACCGACATACGGGATGTGATCAAGTGTAATTAAGTCCTGCGCCGACCAAAAGCGGTCGAACGTGTCCACTTGAAAGGCGTTCGTTGCAAAATCGGCTAAGTGCTGATAACGTGCCATCGTTTCCGTTTCGTGACCCGATAAATGATTTTCACCACCAAACAGTCCTAATTGACGACCGTCCGAAGTACGTGTATGTCGTAAAGAACGACTTGGTTGATCGGCACTCATGAACATACCGTCAGGAAACGAATCGTCGACGAATCCTGAGACGATGTACGATCGATGAACTTCAAGCTTCGAAAAATATAATCCTTTAAAGTCGTGAAACGGAAAATGGGTTGCGATTACAACCTTCTTAGCTTCAATACGATGTCCATTCTCAAGGACGATTGTCGGTGTTCGATTACTTTCAATCGTTGTCGCCCGTGACTTTTCATACAGTGTCCCACCTTGCCGGACAAAATGTTCTGCTAAGCCCTGTAAGTACTTGACGGGATGAAACTGTGCTTGATTGCGCAAAACGACCGCTCGTTTAACGGTGTACGGCAACTTCTTCTGTACTTCGTCTGTCGCATCGCCACCGTTCATCTCAAGACGAGCATACGCTTTGATTTCGCGATCCAGTGCACTCTCTTTTGAAGAAGAGACATACAGATACGCGTCTTGGGTTTCAAGCTCACACGCTAGATCAAGACGTTCGACTTGATGACGAAGGAACGTAATGGCTTCTTCATTTGCTTGATAGTAGAGTCGCGCTTTGTCCTCTCCTACACTTTTGATCAATTGATCATAGATCAGACCGTGTTGAGACGACACCTTTGCCGTCGTGTATCCAGTCGTACCAGCGGCCACCTCTTCTGCTTCAATAACACCTACGTCATACCCTCGTTCTGCGAGTTGCAAAGCGGTGACTAAACCGGCAATGCCAGCTCCAACGATGACGACATCGTGTTTTGTATCTGTCTCAAGGGATGGATACGATACACAAGCAGATGATGCTTTCCAATACGATGACGGGAAACCGGATAATTCAGACATACAAAAACTCCTCTCTCGAAACAAGCACAACGATCAACTTCGATAGTATTAGTGCTTCCCTGTCTGCGATAAAACATGCACAAAAGATATTTTTTATATGAGAGAGTAGTCCGAAGTTTTTGGATCTTAAAGATGAGCAAAGAAAAACAGCCCCTTTTTAATTAAGAGGCTGTCCATATTCATGAGCTTAATTTATCCGCTTGACGTTCCAGTAGTCCAAGGCGACGAATCTTTTTCTCTTCGACGACCGCGACAATTGCGAGGGCAATCAATCCGAACAGTAACGCGGCATTGAAGATAACGAATGTGTCACTCCAGCCGTGCAACGTAACGGAACCGATCGTTAGACCGTTCGTTTCCGGGTCAGCGATTTTTGCTAGACCGACTTTCGCGATTGAATCACCAAACAAGTAGCCGAACGTTCCGACCATCCCGTTCGTGACCGTTGTCGCTTGTTTCGGTGCGAAGCTGATGACCGAGACACCAATCAAAAGCTGTGGTCCATAAATGAGGGCACCAAGAGCGAACAGTGACGCATAGATAATGACTTCACTCGTACCGTAACGATAACCGAGGACCGCGACTCCTGTCAGCAAAAGACAGATCGCTGCGACGAGTGCGCGACGTCCTTTGAGTAAGTCGGACACGTAGCCCCAAATCATACTGCCGCATAATGCACCGATTTCAAAGAAGAAAATCGTATTAACGGCGCTCTCCGTGCTGAAATGCAAGTGTTCCGTGACATAGAGTGGTGCCCAGTTATCGATCCCGATCCGGACGATGTAGACGAAGACGTTTGCGATACAGAGCGTCCAAATCCATGGGTTTGAGATGACGTACGTCTTGAAGATTTGCCACTTCGTCATGCTTTCAGCAGCGATGTTCTCTGGTTCGATCGGTTCCTCAAAAATTTCCTCACTCCGGTTCCACCCGAGTTCCTCCGGATCATCCTTCCCGATGAACAGACCGACGATCCCGATGACGAGTGCGATCACTGCCGGGAAGATGAACATCCCGACGACACTTCCGTTGAAGAAAACGTTTGCTCCCCAAAGCGCAAGACCCCCGGCAATCGCTCCACCGATGTTGTGCGAGACGTTCCAGAACCCAAGGTAGCGTCCACGTTTTTCAAACGGTGTCCAGCGGGCAATCGTCGAATACGACGATGGTCCCCCGACCGATTGGAAGAAACCACTGAGTCCCCAAAGGACCATCAAGAGACCAACCGGACTTCCACCAGCGCTCATCAAGAGTCCCATCGCGGTGACGATCAATGAAGACAAAATCAATAAGAACGAGATGACACGTTTCGTATTTTTCCCGTCAACGAAGTACCCGAGTAACGTTTTCCCGATCCCGTACGTAATCGAGAAGGCAAAACCAATATATCCGAGTTCTGTCGTCGTAAAGCCGAGTTCTTCCTTCAAGAGCGGTTGTGCTGCCTTGAAGTTGTTCCGGATGAGGTACATCGCCATATATGAGAAGAAGACGACTAAAAAGGCCTTTAAGAATTGCTGTAACCACTGTTTGCGTTGTACTTCGATTGGTATGCCGGCATTCGGCAATTTTTTGATGCTGAAGAAGCCCATCTTCCATTTCCCCTATCCTGAATCAGAGTCTTCGCATCATTTGTCTTGAAGCTGATTGAATCGACGGAGATAGTCCCGGTAATCGGCGACGATATCCTGCCCGATATTTTGCTGGATCGGTTGTGTCTTCGCAATCGCATAGGTCGGCGTACCGAACGAAACTTTCCGCAGGATGGCTTGACCGTCAGTCGAAAGTACAAAACGCATGAAGGCATTCGCCTGCTTCTGTTGCGTCCGTCCTTTAAGCTTTGAGATTGCGTTGATCGAATACGTATCGAGCGGGATACTTTTGACCGGATAATACTTTTCGCGTAGCGATTGTTGATCGCCGATGAAATTGACCCCAAGCATGGCTTCCCCACTGGCGACATACGACGTTGGTGCAAAGCCGTTTGCCGTGAATAGTCGCGTTCGCTCGATTAGCTCGCGTAAGACATCTTCCGCCTTCGTCCCGTATCCGTCAAAGACCGCTTGTAGAATCGTCGCGCCGGTACCGGAATGGTTCGGGTCCGGCAAAATCAACTCGTCCTGATACCGCTTTGCCGTTAAGTCAGCAAGCGTCTTCGGATACGGCTCTGCCCCGAACCGATCGTTCCAGACGTCGGTATTGATGACGATCGCTAAGCGTTCGACTTCATAACCGATCCAGTAGCGATCCGGATCCTGCAGTTCCGCTTGATCCATGTCGCTCGGAAACGGTGTCGACAAGCCGCGTTGTTTGAGCGTCTGGTGGGCATCCCACGTTCCCCCGATGATGACGTCGGCGCGCGGATGATCCGCTTCCTTCGTCACGCGACGAACGAGTTCTTCCGTCGAGAGACGCACGAACTCATACGTACACCCCGCCTGTTCACAATATGACGATAGCAAGGCCCGACCAATATCCTCTTTCGCGGAAACATACGCCGTCAAATGCGGAACGGTTTCTCGCGCGGCTGTTCCTTGCTTCGTCTGTTCATTGTTGCGGACGATCCAAGTACTCATGAGACAAATGATACTCAGCAAGAAGAGCATTCCTTTTCTCATCGTTTCGCCTCCTTCCCTGTTGGTAGGAGTTGTCCTTTCAAATAGAAGGTGTTCCCATTGTCATCATCCATGTACTGGACACTAAACAACGTCTCGTATACCGTGATGTTCAGCAGATTGGCACGCGTGTTCTGCTCATCCTTGAACCGCTGGAGCTTGAGAATGCGCGGCTGCCCCTGACTCGCATCAAGTGCCTGACCGACTTCTTCATAGTCCGTCATCGGCTCTGCTTGCGCCAGGCGACGCTTGACGTCTTCACGCTCGCGAGCGGTTAAGGTACGCGACCGTCCCGCTGCATACCATGTTACGACTTCCGCCTCAGCAAACTGACGCGCGAGCTGTTCCGGTTCGTGGTAGGCGTTTAAGAACCGTGCTTTTAATGTTGTCGTTTGGGTGCTGGGACGTTTTGCGACACATTGTCCATTCAGTGTCATGCTTTCCCCGAGCGAGAACGTCCACGTCGTTCCGTTCAAGAAACGAAGCGTCCCGTTAAATGTCGCAGTATCCGCTGGACAGGTCCCGTTTGTCGCCGTCTTCATTTGCTTCAATAGCGTCGTGATGCGCTGGACTTCCGTTCCGTCTTCTACCGTCTGCTCCCCCCATGCCCGGTGACGTAACGTCAACTCGGTCGGGAGCGAGTCATCGGAAGCATTCAGTCGTTTTGGTCCATCGAGGACATGTAAGCGTCCGAAGACCGTCTGCTGAAGCAAAAGAAGACCGAGGGCAAACAAGACCCCCATCAGGAAGAGATAGGCAATGGTCGATGCTTTCATGATTCCTCTCCTTGCTTGATTCTTAGATTACGGGGCAATTGTTTCGTAAATCCGGTCGAAATGTTTCGTAAATGTATCATTTGTAAGCGATTACATCATGTCTGGTTCGCTAACCGGAAGGTCAATGTGATACGTGTTCCGCTTACATCACTTTCAAGTGTGAACTCACCGCCTTGTTCCTGCATCAAACGCCGACAGAGCGGTAGACCGAGTCCATTCCCACTCGCCGTCGTCAGACTATGTTGCTCCTTCTCCCATTCGGCAAGCACCGCTGGATCAACGCCGATCCCGTCATCCGTCATGATAAGTCGGAGGGTCGTATCCGTACTGACTACTGCGAACGTCACCGTCATCGCGTCACTATATTTAACGGCATTCTCGAGAAGATTCAACAAGACTTGCTTCGTCTGATCCGGTTGCCCGAGTACATAAATCGGCGGAACATCCTGTTTGACTTGAACCCCTTGTCCGTCAAGACGCAACTGCATGATGAATAAAGCGTCTGCGAGTAGAGCATCGAGTGCGAACATCGTCGACGTCGCGTGGCGTTCGTTGCGTTGTTGTTTCGCCTGTTCAAGATTATGTGAGACGAGTCGCAGCAAGCGCTGACTCTCGACTTCGATGTAGTGATAGCAGTGTGCCGCTTCGTCCGGTGGCAGTTTCGGGATCAACTCAACATAGCCCATGATCGCCGTCATCGGCGTTCGCAGTTCATGCGTGATGTGATCGATGAACGTTTGTTGGTCATTTCGTTGTTGCTCGAGCTGTCCGATATTGTGCTGAATTGCGTCAGCAAGTGTCGAGAAGTCTGCTGCTAGCCGGTTCAGTTCCTCATACGGATAAGCTGGAAGTGCGTTTGCGTAATGTCCTTTCGTCAAGGCATGCGAGACGCTACGTAAATCGTCGATCGGTCCGATTAACGTCTTCGCCATCCGCCGCGCTGTCCAAACGGCAATCACGATTAACATCAGAAAGACGCCAGTGAAGACATAGGTGAATTGCCGCAGCAGTTCAGCTTCCGTCCGAAGATCGACGAGAAAGCGGACGGACCCGATGATATCGGTCTTGCCGTACAGTGGACTCGAGAAGAACAGTATGGGAACATCAGTCTCCTTGAGGAACAGATAACTCGATTTTCCTTTTAAGGCTTGATCGATGTCTCCTGCAAGTAACGGCAATTGATCGCGCTCTGAATCCGCGAGCAGTTCCGCGTTTGGTCCGAACAATTGAACGCGTGCGTCAAACCGGTCTGCTAAGTAAGAAGCAATCGGCACCGCCGTATCGGCGAGCGAATCCGTCTCTTCGCTTGCGAGGTAATTCGTTGTATAGAGCTCCGCTTCCCGACTCAGTTTTTGGACCGACTCGACGGCGTTCTCATAAAGATTGGATTGGATGAAGGCATAAAGAATCAAAAACAGAACGAGCAGTGCCGGAACGAGAAGCAGGACGAAGTTTTCCGTGATGACTTGGCGTAGCTTCATGCGTCGACCCACTTGTAGCCGACACCGTAAATCGTCTTAATCCGCTCTCCTTGTGTTCCGAGTTTCTTGCGCAAGCGTTGGACCATGATGTCGACGGCACGGGTCTGACCAGAGTAGTCAAAGCCCCAGACCTGTTCGAGCAATTCGTCACGCTCGAAGACCCGTTTTGGATGTGTTAGGAAGAGTGCGAGCAACGCATACTCCCGGTACGTCAGCGGCAACGGTTGTCCGTCGAGACGAATGACTCGTTCTTCCGAATCAACAGATAAGAATGGATCGGTCACGACAGGCACAGGTGGTGCGACCGTCTTCGCGCGTTTCAATAAATTTTTGACGCGTAAGACGAGTTCCGTTCCATTGAACGGTTTTGTCATGTAGTCATCCGCTCCGAGCTGCAGACCGATGATCTTATCGTTCATTTGATCACGTGCCGTCAGCATCAAGATCGGTAAGTCAGGCGTCTTTTCCCGAAGCCGAGGAATTAAATCGAAGCCGGTCGTATCCGGTAGCATCAAATCGAGGACAACCAAATCAAAGGTCTGCGTCGCCTGCAAGGTGAGTGCCGCTGCGCCGTCGGCCGCCGTCTCAACCGTTTGACCATCGAGCTCGAGTTGGAGTTTGACGAGATGCCGGATGCTTGCCTCATCGTCAATGACAAGAATGTGCATAGGAATTCCTTCTTTCTGGACAGGTTTTTCTGTTCCCTAGCGTATCATGGAATCGCTTGCAATCACACCGGATGGACAAACGACTCAAAAAAGAATGACGCGTCTTTTCACACCCTTTCCTCAGGCGAAACACAAGCCAGTTTTCCTGCTTCATTCAAGCAGAAAAGCGGGTCTTGTTTGTCTCTGATAGCGCAAACATGCGTTTTTCCTGTAGGAGTTGTGTGAACGCGTCATTCTTCTTGTTACGAGATGAGGGTGGCTCATGATCTGATATGCTCTCCAAAAAGTATACAGTTGAAATAACAAAAATTAGCTACTTTAATCAATAATCGACTAAGAAAGTGTTTGGATTGGAAAACTGCATACGAGGTCTTTTCTAAAGAGTGAAAGGAGGGAGCGAAGCGGTTCCACTCGACGTTCCGCAATACGGTAGCAATCTTCAATTCATTTTTTTTAGATATGCTTCTTCGAGAATATCTTTCAAGTTTTCACCTCTTTTAGAAATAAAGGAAGTCCAAAATTTTTCTCCAATTTCAGCTAGTTGATTTGGAGAGTATGTTTCTTTATCGAACTTACCCCAGCAACCATCTTCGGTTAATTTATCCCAAAAAATATAGTCAGCAAATTTTCTGTTTTCTGGAGGCACATCAGAACCCATAGATTCCAGCTTAACTAATTCCGGACATAGCCACATTGCAGCACAAACAGATAATAACCCTGCGTGCATCTCATTGTGACCTTCTAAATTTACTTCTTCTAACGCTTCTTCCCACGCTAAATAACGATATGTAGTAATTACAAGTAGTTCTGGATATTTGTAGTTCATATGTTTAACGAATGAAGATTCCCAATATGCACCTCCGTGTCCATTACAAAGGACGAACTTTTTGAATCCTTGTCTGCTCAAATTAACGATTATTTCTTCTAGCATTGTTGTTAAGACTGTTGGACTTACTGTAACAGTACCTTTGCAATTGGCATGTTCTTCTGAAGTATTAAATGGAATAGTTGGTAACACATAAGCGTTTAATACTTCTCCATAGTGCTCAGCATATTTTTCTGCGACCAATGTATCTAAATGCATTGGCAGGTATGGTCCAAATTGTTCTGTCGCTCCAACTGATAAAATAGCAATATCTGTTCCACTGTCACTAACTTCTGTTGTTGAATTTTTAAAACTTAGCATAAGTACCCCCGTTGATGATTTTTATAAAAGTCCTATTTAGAAAGACTGAATAATTCGACTATACCATCAAAAAACCATTTATTGTTAATACGATGTCACACCAATAGTATGGTGTTCTTACATATCCAAATAAAAAATCATCATCCTTGCATGACGATTTCTCACAACGTTACCGTTGCTGCAGAGCTAAGCACGAAAAAACGGTCGATTCCGACCGTTTTCACAAACTTTAACTGATTGATTTGTAGTCATTTGCAATTTTATATTTCCATGCTCCTGATGCATCATATTCTTTGTAGATGACCCCTGATAGGTCATTAGGGAGATCTACGTTTCCTTTTTTAATGCAACCACATTCTCGATACCAAGTTTTGCTACAAAATATCAATGTTCAAAAATGACATCTTCTCGTGCGCGTGGTCTTCCTTCTTGGACACTTAAAGCTCTTCCTAAATCGCATAGAGTGTATAAAACAATAGCAAATCTTACATCTGAGTGAATGGAAAATTGACTTATAATTGTTTGACCTCTATCTGATTCTTCATGACAACGAGAATGCCAATTTCCAAAGAAGTGTTGCGCTTAATTTGACAAACCGTCGTAAAAACGAGTCAACTCAGCCGCAACAAGGCTTCGATGTCTTGATTCATCCCTTTGTACAACTCATGGATCGAAGTGACGATTTCATCGTTGCTTGAAAAGGAGTCTCCAATGATTTGATTCGTATTATAGGAGTTCGCTTGAAGATGATTTTTGAATGCAATCAGATACGATCGCTGCTTTTCATTAAAGTACTCCGGTTGATATCTGACGTGATGTCCTATGCTTTTCACTAAACCGTTCATGTCATTCAATAATTGTAGTACATCCGCTTTACGTACATCTTTCTCATTTAATGCAGAAGAAGCGAGAACGTTCTCCACCTGCGCCTTTATTTTTTCATTGTATTCTTCATCTTCCGACAGAGTCGGAACGTGTGAAGACAACTTTTGAAGGTTGTTGTGATAACGACTC contains:
- a CDS encoding GGDEF domain-containing protein, giving the protein MLTIDVLLSSQSLIWQVIPFVLLAYHREKGPFLSLTLITLIHTWINANIDAVLLVSAGIVILTLLLRQKTHLALRFGVLHLFIGSTLLVLLPDQTLPLVVFHGSLTLLMYGIFLYLLPLQQRHRKQLEVYQHLAEYDALTGLANRRAWELRAKTLAGQSSTYHLIILDLDQFKQVNDQYGHSNGDAVLEQFAKILERNTRPEDLVARMGGEEFIVLLTDLTPEQATTIAERIRQEVERHTFRLLDGSSIHVTTSIGLSSGKRDIPVQHSMELSDKALYQAKKSGRNIVRIASHLL
- the galU gene encoding UTP--glucose-1-phosphate uridylyltransferase GalU → MKKPIKKAIIPAAGLGTRFLPATKAMPKEMLPILDKPTIQYIVEEAAAAGIEDIIIVTGKHKRAIEDHFDHQYELEAALQASGKTDLLEKVCASTNLANIFYVRQKEQKGLGHAIWTARQFIGDEPFAVLLGDDIVESETPAIRQLMDAYDETGQSVIGVQEVEPRETHRYGIIDPVDKDGRLYPVRRFVEKPEPGTAPSNLAIMGRYVLTADIFDYLENQSEGAGGEIQLTDAIERLNADQAVYAFDFEGSRHDVGEKLGFVKTTIEYAMKDPEMHEELKEFLKRFQ
- a CDS encoding glycosyltransferase; protein product: MLYTMTSTLPAQHGGRTKSLLSRIAMIEKHLGYATTILTTNYDAAYDRIVQTFREKNILSETTRIENVYEWLSGNRLFDEQVSDVTPREIEGLRAVESDVNTVRYYEDETYVLYRKYHEKSDRLSFEDFMSPASKKKVERWQYNDNGRLHRKIRYSPRTHKKIHEQFYDQEGRIYCEKHYEEQKSNKLISIQTYQHERPVHTFQTEKDLFLHYFNHRLTDGDIVFNDARLLDWPLLHCQARTKNILVFHNSHLELNQQRIKKSYQIALEGSARVSKYLVLTTHQKDEIQARFTIPDDQFAVIPHSIEPVEIDRTHVEDQFCFIGRFGKQKQLEHLLRSYAIFKRSGHPTKLALYGADEDGQLALMKQMMYLLNIEEDVLIHDFTSTPDQVFASSRASLLTSRFEGFGLTVMESINVGCPVIAYDVRYGPREIIENGQNGYLVPEGDVTGFAEKMVDIVERPLTHVQTKPTLYQTKGIENYRNLLNWLHTE
- a CDS encoding FAD-dependent oxidoreductase — its product is MSELSGFPSSYWKASSACVSYPSLETDTKHDVVIVGAGIAGLVTALQLAERGYDVGVIEAEEVAAGTTGYTTAKVSSQHGLIYDQLIKSVGEDKARLYYQANEEAITFLRHQVERLDLACELETQDAYLYVSSSKESALDREIKAYARLEMNGGDATDEVQKKLPYTVKRAVVLRNQAQFHPVKYLQGLAEHFVRQGGTLYEKSRATTIESNRTPTIVLENGHRIEAKKVVIATHFPFHDFKGLYFSKLEVHRSYIVSGFVDDSFPDGMFMSADQPSRSLRHTRTSDGRQLGLFGGENHLSGHETETMARYQHLADFATNAFQVDTFDRFWSAQDLITLDHIPYVGQMTADNPNVFVATGFAKWGMTNGIAAGLLLSDLLTGTPNRFRHLFDPTRSKLKAVDATQFVKNNADVAIELVKGKLSKAHRDAKDLQPDEGGLVRHHGKTVGGYRDPAGRLHLVSTTCTHMGCDTKWNAAERSWDCPCHGSRFAHDGSVMEGPAVKPLKKREE
- the uhpT gene encoding hexose-6-phosphate:phosphate antiporter — its product is MGFFSIKKLPNAGIPIEVQRKQWLQQFLKAFLVVFFSYMAMYLIRNNFKAAQPLLKEELGFTTTELGYIGFAFSITYGIGKTLLGYFVDGKNTKRVISFLLILSSLIVTAMGLLMSAGGSPVGLLMVLWGLSGFFQSVGGPSSYSTIARWTPFEKRGRYLGFWNVSHNIGGAIAGGLALWGANVFFNGSVVGMFIFPAVIALVIGIVGLFIGKDDPEELGWNRSEEIFEEPIEPENIAAESMTKWQIFKTYVISNPWIWTLCIANVFVYIVRIGIDNWAPLYVTEHLHFSTESAVNTIFFFEIGALCGSMIWGYVSDLLKGRRALVAAICLLLTGVAVLGYRYGTSEVIIYASLFALGALIYGPQLLIGVSVISFAPKQATTVTNGMVGTFGYLFGDSIAKVGLAKIADPETNGLTIGSVTLHGWSDTFVIFNAALLFGLIALAIVAVVEEKKIRRLGLLERQADKLSS